A single window of Salvia splendens isolate huo1 chromosome 6, SspV2, whole genome shotgun sequence DNA harbors:
- the LOC121807405 gene encoding uncharacterized protein LOC121807405 isoform X2: MESEIYAQKEAQALRLRRSALNSPNIIFFWVPSWEIDYCHSCKVPWNKVLASKTYIYSYPSVLNWDGSAGKEALENAKQRFWAKINGLLCDNPLPDPDMYVSEIDWNPHIDRELMEDLDRQVFNPDEAEKTEQLDTINEEVECTQTQHDKNQYTSDNQWERDQVIGTGNVKEENGWGRWDDSLNLKNDDPWEQSCRKLAGSSNDNAWGSRNESWNWPQGLDNTRSSSFADHGCGKPWNCNEKTVSVREDGWGQGQGQGQREINSWSRGPANNNSTGVASFENNNSIGSKQIGWRGNRNVSWGVRDAEYHDNETKHWDPNFRRGGWSSRGGGRKRESSVQHMSKYKSSRYLGDSYGYGRQM, from the exons ATGGAATCGGAGATATATGCCCAGAAGGAAGCCCAGGCACTACGACTACGAAGATCCGCCCTCAACTCCCCCAATATCATATTCTTCTG GGTGCCATCATGGGAAATTGACTATTGCCATTCTTGTAAAGTTCCTTGGAATAAGGTGTTGGCATCCAAAACGTACATATACAGTTATCCAAGTGTGCTGAATTGGGATGGTTCTGCTGGTAAAGAAGCATTGGAGAATGCAAAACAACGATTTTGGGCCAAGATCAATGGCCTTCTCTGTGATAACCCTTTGCCAGACCCGGACATGTACGTCAGTGAAATTGATTGGAACCCTCATATAGATCGTGAGTTGATGGAAGATCTAGATCGTCAAGTTTTTAATCCAGATGAAGCAGAGAAGACAGAGCAGCTGGATACTATTAATGAAGAAGTTGAGTGCACTCAAACACAGCATGATAAAAACCAATACACTAGTGATAACCAATGGGAAAGAGATCAGGTGATAGGTACTGGAAATGTAAAAGAAGAGAATGGTTGGGGTAGGTGGGACGATTCATTAAATCTGAAAAATGACGATCCATGGGAGCAAAGTTGCCGAAAACTTGCTGGTTCTTCAAATGATAATGCTTGGGGGAGTAGAAATGAGTCTTGGAATTGGCCCCAGGGGCTTGACAATACTAGGTCATCTTCCTTTGCTGATCATGGATGTGGCAAGCCTTGGAATTGTAATGAGAAAACTGTGTCTGTAAGAGAAGATGGATGGGGACAAGGACAAGGTCAAGGACAAAGAGAGATAAATTCTTGGAGTCGGGGTCCAGCAAATAACAATTCTACAGGAGTGGCATCATTTGAAAATAACAATTCTATAGGCTCAAAACAGATAGGATGGAGGGGCAACAGGAATGTGTCTTGGGGTGTGCGCGATGCTGAATATCATGATAATGAAACCAAACATTGGGATCCAAATTTTAGGCGGGGTGGATGGTCCTCTAGGGGTGGTGGCCGAAAGAGAGAAAGTTCTGTACAACACATGTCAAAATATAAGAGTTCCAGATATCTTGGCGACTCCTATGGATACGGTCGTCAGATGTGA
- the LOC121807405 gene encoding uncharacterized protein LOC121807405 isoform X1, protein MGKWNRRYMPRRKPRHYDYEDPPSTPPISYSSGLAHNRVPSWEIDYCHSCKVPWNKVLASKTYIYSYPSVLNWDGSAGKEALENAKQRFWAKINGLLCDNPLPDPDMYVSEIDWNPHIDRELMEDLDRQVFNPDEAEKTEQLDTINEEVECTQTQHDKNQYTSDNQWERDQVIGTGNVKEENGWGRWDDSLNLKNDDPWEQSCRKLAGSSNDNAWGSRNESWNWPQGLDNTRSSSFADHGCGKPWNCNEKTVSVREDGWGQGQGQGQREINSWSRGPANNNSTGVASFENNNSIGSKQIGWRGNRNVSWGVRDAEYHDNETKHWDPNFRRGGWSSRGGGRKRESSVQHMSKYKSSRYLGDSYGYGRQM, encoded by the exons ATGGGGAAATGGAATCGGAGATATATGCCCAGAAGGAAGCCCAGGCACTACGACTACGAAGATCCGCCCTCAACTCCCCCAATATCATATTCTTCTG GACTTGCTCACAATAGGGTGCCATCATGGGAAATTGACTATTGCCATTCTTGTAAAGTTCCTTGGAATAAGGTGTTGGCATCCAAAACGTACATATACAGTTATCCAAGTGTGCTGAATTGGGATGGTTCTGCTGGTAAAGAAGCATTGGAGAATGCAAAACAACGATTTTGGGCCAAGATCAATGGCCTTCTCTGTGATAACCCTTTGCCAGACCCGGACATGTACGTCAGTGAAATTGATTGGAACCCTCATATAGATCGTGAGTTGATGGAAGATCTAGATCGTCAAGTTTTTAATCCAGATGAAGCAGAGAAGACAGAGCAGCTGGATACTATTAATGAAGAAGTTGAGTGCACTCAAACACAGCATGATAAAAACCAATACACTAGTGATAACCAATGGGAAAGAGATCAGGTGATAGGTACTGGAAATGTAAAAGAAGAGAATGGTTGGGGTAGGTGGGACGATTCATTAAATCTGAAAAATGACGATCCATGGGAGCAAAGTTGCCGAAAACTTGCTGGTTCTTCAAATGATAATGCTTGGGGGAGTAGAAATGAGTCTTGGAATTGGCCCCAGGGGCTTGACAATACTAGGTCATCTTCCTTTGCTGATCATGGATGTGGCAAGCCTTGGAATTGTAATGAGAAAACTGTGTCTGTAAGAGAAGATGGATGGGGACAAGGACAAGGTCAAGGACAAAGAGAGATAAATTCTTGGAGTCGGGGTCCAGCAAATAACAATTCTACAGGAGTGGCATCATTTGAAAATAACAATTCTATAGGCTCAAAACAGATAGGATGGAGGGGCAACAGGAATGTGTCTTGGGGTGTGCGCGATGCTGAATATCATGATAATGAAACCAAACATTGGGATCCAAATTTTAGGCGGGGTGGATGGTCCTCTAGGGGTGGTGGCCGAAAGAGAGAAAGTTCTGTACAACACATGTCAAAATATAAGAGTTCCAGATATCTTGGCGACTCCTATGGATACGGTCGTCAGATGTGA